One genomic segment of Synechocystis sp. LKSZ1 includes these proteins:
- a CDS encoding class I SAM-dependent methyltransferase → MTATAPSSTATLATQVVNGLLGIKPLWAIAKGQARTMMIKRAERLGIPWRETVQSLEKQDWQASWQRIHNPDLQYPDYYQASFHGYDQGHLCWQAAFEFEVAANAVHSSLYPEAGSQGDAKLRQSYHDVLLAQLPQSPQRILDLHCTVGLSSFTLQSIYPQTQLTGLDFSPYYLAVAAYNGQQRQSSIDWIHALPEATGLAAQGFDLVSAFLLFHEMPQDATRKIFREARRLVKSGGHFTFMDMNPRSQAYLTMPPYVMTLLKSTEPYMDQYFALDIEQELLEAGFDAVSITPNSPRHRTIIAQVQA, encoded by the coding sequence ATGACGGCTACTGCCCCTTCCTCCACCGCTACCCTTGCTACCCAAGTCGTTAACGGCCTCCTAGGGATTAAACCCCTCTGGGCTATTGCTAAGGGGCAAGCCCGTACCATGATGATTAAACGAGCCGAACGTCTTGGGATTCCCTGGCGCGAGACGGTACAAAGCCTGGAAAAGCAAGACTGGCAAGCGTCCTGGCAACGTATCCATAATCCCGACCTTCAGTACCCCGACTACTACCAAGCTTCTTTCCATGGCTATGACCAAGGGCATCTCTGTTGGCAGGCGGCCTTTGAGTTTGAAGTAGCAGCCAATGCCGTGCATTCGAGTCTGTATCCCGAGGCAGGTTCCCAAGGGGATGCTAAATTACGCCAGAGTTACCATGATGTCCTCTTGGCCCAACTGCCCCAGTCCCCGCAACGCATTCTGGATCTGCACTGCACGGTAGGCCTGAGTAGCTTTACCTTGCAATCTATCTATCCCCAGACCCAGTTGACCGGTCTGGATTTTTCTCCCTATTATTTAGCTGTAGCTGCCTACAATGGACAGCAAAGACAAAGCAGTATTGATTGGATCCATGCTCTTCCCGAAGCCACAGGACTAGCCGCACAAGGTTTTGATCTGGTTTCTGCCTTTTTGCTCTTCCACGAAATGCCCCAGGATGCCACCCGCAAGATCTTCCGGGAGGCCCGTCGTCTGGTGAAAAGCGGTGGTCATTTTACCTTTATGGATATGAATCCCCGTTCCCAGGCCTATTTGACCATGCCTCCCTACGTTATGACCTTACTCAAAAGCACGGAACCCTATATGGATCAGTATTTCGCGCTGGATATTGAGCAGGAGTTATTGGAAGCCGGCTTTGATGCGGTGAGTATTACCCCCAACAGTCCTCGTCACCGGACGATTATTGCTCAGGTTCAGGCCTAG